The Paramixta manurensis region GCGCCGCGCCCAACTTCAATATTGCCGAGGATTTTTGCGCCAGCGCCAATCATTACACCTTCGCGAATTTTGGGATGGCGATCGCCGCTGGTTTTTCCGGTACCGCCCAACGTCACCGATTGCAGGATCGAGACATCATTCTCAACCACGGCCGTCTCACCGATAACAATACCGGTGGCATGATCGAGCATGATGCCGCAACCAATACGCGCAGCGGGATGGATATCCACCGCAAAAGAAACTGAGATTTCGTTTTGAAGATAAACCGCCAACGCCCGCCGACCAACATTCCAAAGCCAATGGCCAATGCGATATGCCTGCAAAGCGTGAAAGCCTTTCAGATAGAGCAATGGAGTTGAGTATTTATCAATCGCCGGATCGCGCTGGCGCACCGCCTGAATATCGCAAGCCGCGGAATCAATCATTGACGGATCTTCCCGATAGGCTTCTTCAATGATTTCACGAATCGTAATCGCGGGCATAATCGGATTAGCGAGTTTATTCGCCAACATGTAACTGAGCGCGCTGCCGAGATTTTCATGTTTTAGCAGGGTCGCATGGTAGAAACTGGCCAGCATTGGTTCACAATCCGCAAGCGCGCGCGCTTCTGCTTTGATGTTATCCCAGACCAGATCTAACTCTTCAGACGCCATTGCTTTCTCCCGGTCAAAAAACAGCGTCCGGTTTGGCTGCGCCGAACGCTACAGATGATGCCGCCGCGCTTCCTGCTTTAGTGAGTGCTATTTTCATCCTTGCGGGCACGGCCCAGCAACGTTAATGCTGCCTCGCGCGCTGATTTTTCGCAATACAATACCTGATAAATTTGCTCGGTTATTGGCATTTCAACGCCACAACGAGCGGCTAACGCTTTGACTTCTTTAGTATTACGATAACCTTCAACCACCTGACCAATGTTAACCTGAGCCCTCTCAACGTCCACGCCCTGCCCTAACATCATGCCAAAACGCCGGTTACGTGATTGATTATCGGTACAGGTCAACACTAAATCGCCTAAACCTGCCATCCCCATAAACGTGGTCGGATCGGCGCCCAGCGCCGCGCCTAAACGGCTCATTTCCGCCAGGCCACGCGTGATTAGTGCCGTACGAGCATTCGCGCCAAAACCAATCCCATCGGAAATACCCGCCCCGATAGCGATCACGTTTTTAACCGCACCGCCCAGTTGCACGCCAATAAAGTCCGGATTGTTATAGACCCGGAAGCTTTTGCCGCAATGCAATAGCAGCTGTAAATCATCGGCAAATTGGGGATCGGTTGCGGCAAGCGCGATAGCGGTCGGTAAACCAGCCGCCAGTTCTTTGGCAAACGTTGGGCCAGAGATAACCGCCAGAGGAATAGTCTCACCGAGGATTTCACGCGCGACATCCTGCAACAGACGCCCCGTTTCACGCTCCAGCCC contains the following coding sequences:
- the gpsA gene encoding NAD(P)H-dependent glycerol-3-phosphate dehydrogenase; translated protein: MDTVNASMTVIGAGSYGTALAITLARNGHSVSLWGHNPQHQAQLKADRCNATFLPDVPFPDTLQVESDLPTALRASRDILVVVPSHVFGDVLQQLQPYLRHDSRIVWATKGLERETGRLLQDVAREILGETIPLAVISGPTFAKELAAGLPTAIALAATDPQFADDLQLLLHCGKSFRVYNNPDFIGVQLGGAVKNVIAIGAGISDGIGFGANARTALITRGLAEMSRLGAALGADPTTFMGMAGLGDLVLTCTDNQSRNRRFGMMLGQGVDVERAQVNIGQVVEGYRNTKEVKALAARCGVEMPITEQIYQVLYCEKSAREAALTLLGRARKDENSTH
- the cysE gene encoding serine O-acetyltransferase, whose amino-acid sequence is MASEELDLVWDNIKAEARALADCEPMLASFYHATLLKHENLGSALSYMLANKLANPIMPAITIREIIEEAYREDPSMIDSAACDIQAVRQRDPAIDKYSTPLLYLKGFHALQAYRIGHWLWNVGRRALAVYLQNEISVSFAVDIHPAARIGCGIMLDHATGIVIGETAVVENDVSILQSVTLGGTGKTSGDRHPKIREGVMIGAGAKILGNIEVGRGAKIGAGSVVLQPVPPHTTAAGVPARIVGKPGSDKPSMDMDQHFNGMVPGFEFGDGI